The Prunus persica cultivar Lovell chromosome G8, Prunus_persica_NCBIv2, whole genome shotgun sequence genome includes a region encoding these proteins:
- the LOC18768158 gene encoding uncharacterized protein LOC18768158, which translates to MPLSPPGRWRTCIFASMAPLLRARSFRSDAALEALAKASQDKVPNLLLYNYPSFSGAFSALFAHLFHSRLNLPCLTLPFSSVEPFRIDDLCIEGLERCYLLDFLGPKGFAVKFARRALCEVISFDHRKRVLPQIPSEEDCPKNLKFHVNLEKSSSTAVYDYFSTILAGSEYHNGMDVSLLEPEDRDRVEMVLKYIEDGDLRRWSLPDIRAFNIGLSEWRSKLNCVTNPYMYEQLLDISAVDALAKGNAYNSIRQKAANKLLDNVLKVRLGRGFYGECLGVRAHVNSELSDEIGKQLSVKSAAAGLRPIGAVIFMQRKNLKMCLRSTDSSTDTSEVAKAYGGGGSPSSSSFIIRMDEYNQWISENSR; encoded by the exons ATGCCTCTTTCTCCTCCTGGAAGATGGAGAACCTGCATCTTTGCCTCAATGGCTCCGCTACTGCGAGCCCGAAGCTTCAGATCAGACGCAGCGTTAGAAGCTCTGGCCAAAGCCTCTCAAGACAAAGTCCCCAACTTGCTTCTCTACAACTACCCCTCATTCTCTGGAGCTTTCTCTGCCCTCTTCGCTCACCTCTTTCACTCTCGCCTCAACCTCCCTTGTCTCACTCTGCCTTTCTCTTCCGTCGAACCCTTCAG GATTGATGATTTGTGTATTGAAGGGCTGGAGAGATGCTAtcttcttgattttcttggcccAAAAGGATTTGCAGTTAAGTTTGCGCGGAGAGCTTTGTGCGA GGTAATTTCCTTTGATCATCGGAAAAGGGTGCTTCCACAGATACCCTCCGAGGAAGATTGTCCAAAGAACCTCAAATTTCATGTGAATCTTGAAAAGAGTAGCTCTACTGCTGTGTATGACTACTTCTCCACTATACTGGCCGGCAGTGAGTATCATAAT GGAATGGATGTAAGTTTATTAGAACCCGAGGACAGAGATCGTGTAGAAATGGTACTTAAGTACATCGAGGACGGAGATCTTCGGCGGTGGAGCTTACCGGATATTAGAGCGTTTAATATTGGACTTAGTGAATGGCGCTCCAAGTTGAATTGTGTTACTAATCCATACATGTACGAACAG TTACTGGATATAAGTGCTGTGGATGCTCTCGCTAAGGGAAACGCTTATAATTCTATTCGCCAGAAAGCTGCAAATAAGTTACTGGATAATGTTTTGAAAGTAAGGTTGGGGAGAGGATTTTATGGGGAGTGTCTG GGAGTTCGAGCTCACGTGAATTCTGAGCTAAGTGATGAAATCGGCAAGCAGCTTAGTGTAAAAAGTGCTGCTGCTGGTCTACG GCCTATAGGAGCTGTTATATTCATGCAGCGGAAAAACCTAAAAATGTGCTTAAGGAGTACTGATAGTTCCACTGATACCTCTGAAGTTGCAAAG GCATATGGAGGAGGAGGCTCGCCAAGTTCTAGTTCCTTTATTATAAGGATGGACGAGTACAATCAGTGGATCTCGGAAAATTCAAGATGA
- the LOC18767812 gene encoding oligopeptide transporter 4, protein MGSLELEPPNSNTTPKPLDSDAEDDDVSPIEQVRLTVTNTDDPTLPVWTFRMWFLGLLSCALLSFLNQFFSYRTEPLIITQITVQVSTLPIGNFMAKVLPTNKFHIPGFGSRSFSLNPGPFNIKEHVLITIFANAGSAFGLGSAYAVGIVNIIKAFYRRKISLLASWLLIITTQVLGYGWAGLLRKYVVEPAHMWWPNTLVQVSLFRALHEKDEQRMSRAKFFLIALVCSFTWYAFPGYLFTTLTNISWVCWLFSKSVTAQQIGSGMRGLGVGALTLDWSAVASFLFSPLISPFFVIVNVFAGYALILYFAIPIAYWGLDLYTAQRFPIFSSHLFTAQGQDYNITAIVNENFELDIPKYKEQGRIHLSTFFALSYGFGFATIASTLTHVALFYGREILDRYRASYKGKEDIHTRLMRRYKDIPSWWFYTLLIITVAVSLVLCIFLNDQVQMPWWGLLFAAAMAFAFTLPISIITATTNQTPGLNIITEYIMGIILPGRPIANVCFKTYGYMSMAQAVSFLNDFKLGHYMKIPPRSMFLVQFIGTILAGTVNLAVAHWLLNSITNICVDDPHSDSPWTCPGDRVFFDASVIWGLAGPKRIFGTLGIYGAINWFFLGGAVGPVIVWVLHKAYPKQNWIRLINLPVLLGATASMPPATALNYNSWIIVGTIFNFFVFRYRKKWWQRYNYVLSAALDAGLAFMAVLLYLSVGMENKSVAWWGTNGEHCTLATCPTAKGIVVDGCPVN, encoded by the exons ATGGGCAGTCTAGAACTAGAACCACCCAACTCTAACACCACCCCCAAGCCCCTAGACTCCGACGCCGAAGACGATGACGTGTCTCCCATCGAACAAGTCCGGCTAACCGTGACCAACACCGACGACCCGACTCTACCCGTATGGACCTTCCGGATGTGGTTCCTGGGTCTTCTCTCATGTGCCCTCCTCTCATTTCTCAACCAATTCTTCTCCTACAGAACTGAGCCTCTCATCATCACCCAAATCACTGTCCAAGTCTCAACCCTCCCCATTGGCAACTTCATGGCCAAAGTGCTCCCAACAAACAAATTCCACATACCCGGGTTCGGGTCCCGGTCCTTTTCTCTCAACCCGGGTCCTTTCAACATAAAAGAGCACGTCCTCATTACCATATTTGCTAACGCTGGAAGTGCTTTTGGACTTGGCTCAGCTTATGCTGTTGGGATTGTCAACATAATCAAAGCGTTttatcgccggaaaatctctcTTCTGGCTAGTTGGCTCCTTATCATCACTACCCag GTGTTAGGATATGGTTGGGCTGGACTGTTAAGGAAGTACGTTGTTGAGCCCGCCCATATGTGGTGGCCCAACACACTCGTTCAGGTCTCTCTTTTCCG GGCCTTGCATGAGAAAGATGAGCAACGCATGTCACGGGCAAAGTTCTTCCTAATTGCTCTAGTTTGCAGTTTTACTTGGTATGCTTTCCCAGGTTATCTCTTCACAACACTCACAAACATATCATGGGTTTGCTGGCTATTCTCCAAGTCAGTTACAGCCCAGCAGATTGGCTCAGGCATGAGAGGCCTTGGAGTTGGAGCCCTGACACTTGACTGGTCAGCAGTGGCATCCTTCTTGTTCAGCCCTCTCATCTCCCCTTTTTTCGTCATCGTCAATGTTTTTGCGGGCTATGCATTGATACTCTACTTCGCAATCCCTATAGCATACTGGGGACTGGACTTGTACACTGCACAAAGGTTTCCTATTTTTTCCTCGCACTTGTTTACAGCGCAAGGTCAAGATTACAACATAACAGCTATAgtcaatgaaaattttgagttaGATATTCCAAAGTATAAGGAGCAAGGACGGATTCACTTGAGCACCTTTTTTGCTCTCAGTTATGGCTTTGGTTTTGCAACCATTGCCTCCACCCTCACACATGTAGCCTTATTCTATGGAAG AGAGATACTTGATCGCTATCGTGCTTCTTACAAAGGAAAGGAAGATATCCATACAAGATTGATGAGAAGATACAAGGACATACCTTCCTGGTGGTTTTACACGTTGCTCATCATTACAGTTGCAGTTTCTCTTGTACTCTGTATTTTCTTGAATGATCAGGTTCAGATGCCATGGTGGGGACTCCTATTTGCTGCTGCCATGGCCTTTGCATTCACCCTTCCTATCAGCATCATAACAGCAACAACAAACCAG ACACCAGGGCTAAACATAATAACAGAGTACATCATGGGAATCATATTACCAGGAAGACCAATAGCCAATGTATGCTTCAAAACTTATGGCTACATGAGCATGGCTCAGGCAGTCTCCTTTCTGAATGATTTCAAGCTCGGACATTACATGAAGATCCCTCCAAGATCAATGTTTTTGGTTCAG TTCATCGGAACGATTCTTGCTGGAACCGTCAACCTTGCAGTAGCACATTGGTTGCTGAACTCTATCACAAATATATGTGTGGATGATCCTCATTCAGATAGTCCTTGGACATGCCCAGGTGACCGAGTTTTCTTTGATGCTTCTGTGATTTGGGGTTTGGCGGGACCTAAACGTATATTTGGAACTCTTGGAATCTATGGAGCCATAAACTGGTTCTTCCTTGGAGGTGCAGTCGGACCGGTTATTGTTTGGGTACTGCATAAGGCATACCCAAAGCAAAATTGGATACGCCTGATTAATCTTCCAGTCCTTCTGGGAGCAACAGCATCAATGCCTCCAGCTACAGCATTGAACTACAATTCCTGGATTATAGTCGgaacaattttcaatttttttgtcttcCGTTACAGGAAGAAGTGGTGGCAGAGGTACAATTATGTCCTTTCAGCGGCACTGGATGCTGGGTTGGCTTTCATGGCAGTTTTATTGTACCTTtcagtaggaatggaaaataAAAGTGTGGCCTGGTGGGGTACAAACGGTGAACACTGTACCTTGGCAACTTGTCCAACCGCCAAGGGCATCGTTGTTGACGGTTGTCCAGTGAACTAA